One window of the Agrobacterium larrymoorei genome contains the following:
- the tssI gene encoding type VI secretion system tip protein TssI/VgrG: MTDQPSSSDFIQASRVLKVKSPLGEDQLLPERMVIQEGVSQLFEINLSVRAKKESVKPEELIGRLVDVSVEVQQGDGEEGSGVRRPFNGLVTELHEGPPITRGLRSYAMTIRPQMWLLSRRSDCRIWMDKTVVEIAETLFSEHGIPAPDTSGIITPPPPQHYSVQWNETDLDYLLRRFEEDGLFYWFSHEDGFHKLHVADSANGWLGPSPSAQGEGKVRLAQGSSDRNHINDWARRFSYVPGQRAGADWNFETPSMVPGTMTPSLVQMPDATKRELYEYPSRIKTVAEAERAQKLRTQAIEADHDRVFGASTSRILEAGRRFTPYEVAHPEHEYEEHVIIKATHTIVDRSYETNGNEPEYRNSFEAIPSRVPLTPHRTTKRPRIEGTQVAIVAGPEGEEIHPDQYGRIKLWFPWDRKAKKDGTDTCWVRVSQAWGGGTWGAQVIPRIGMEVMVAFVDGDPDRPLVTGVVNNPANSVPYDLPANKTRMVLRSNTHKGQGFNEITFEDEAGRENQFFHAQKDQTTRVLNDRTKRIDRHEVASIGGNRAVEVSGNQKHEIGGSVNTVVGGTGPMAMMAMAGVQALSGQTAGLLSQAAQIAGGGGPGVAAFATTLASSALGFLGSGGLSSREGVVAGSSPRADAGTALAGSGTGVGSDASSLFPMPGIMNTIIGAFQSTSVGIAKAEQVGVSKVTNVGQTYLTSIGKEQRTTVGKTIRMEVGELFDLWAHNKFLGRSETWYINANKKIVLTAPGGRIEINESGILIKGLRVDIKGNQINFSRGGPGKKTDKGFAEDCSKKS, encoded by the coding sequence ATGACCGACCAGCCCTCATCGTCTGATTTTATCCAGGCGAGCCGCGTTCTGAAGGTCAAGTCCCCGCTGGGTGAAGACCAGCTTCTCCCCGAACGCATGGTGATCCAGGAAGGCGTATCGCAACTCTTCGAGATCAACCTCAGCGTCCGCGCCAAGAAGGAGTCAGTCAAGCCCGAGGAACTGATCGGCCGTCTGGTCGATGTCTCTGTGGAGGTGCAACAGGGCGATGGCGAAGAAGGAAGTGGTGTGCGTCGCCCATTCAACGGTCTGGTGACGGAGCTGCATGAAGGCCCGCCCATCACTCGCGGCCTTCGCTCCTACGCCATGACCATCCGCCCGCAAATGTGGCTGCTCTCGCGCCGCTCCGACTGCCGCATATGGATGGACAAGACGGTGGTTGAGATTGCCGAGACGCTTTTTTCCGAACACGGGATTCCGGCTCCCGACACATCCGGCATCATCACACCGCCACCACCGCAGCACTACAGCGTTCAATGGAACGAAACGGACCTCGATTACCTCCTGCGCCGTTTCGAGGAGGATGGACTGTTCTACTGGTTCAGCCATGAGGATGGCTTCCACAAGCTGCACGTGGCCGATAGCGCCAATGGTTGGCTTGGACCATCTCCGTCCGCTCAAGGTGAAGGCAAGGTAAGGCTGGCGCAGGGCTCGTCGGATCGCAACCACATCAATGACTGGGCGCGCCGCTTCTCCTACGTGCCGGGCCAGCGGGCAGGGGCCGACTGGAACTTCGAGACACCCTCGATGGTACCAGGCACCATGACGCCATCTCTGGTGCAGATGCCAGACGCGACCAAGCGCGAGCTTTATGAATATCCTTCACGCATCAAGACGGTGGCAGAAGCCGAACGCGCTCAGAAGCTTCGAACGCAGGCAATCGAAGCCGACCACGACCGCGTCTTCGGCGCATCCACCTCCCGCATCCTCGAAGCCGGACGGCGCTTTACGCCTTACGAGGTAGCCCATCCCGAGCATGAGTATGAAGAGCATGTGATCATCAAGGCGACCCACACCATCGTCGATCGCTCCTATGAGACAAACGGGAACGAGCCCGAATACCGCAACAGCTTCGAAGCCATCCCGTCGCGCGTGCCGCTGACCCCGCACCGGACAACCAAGCGCCCGCGGATCGAGGGCACGCAGGTGGCGATCGTTGCAGGCCCGGAGGGAGAGGAAATCCACCCGGATCAATATGGCCGCATCAAGCTATGGTTCCCATGGGACCGCAAGGCGAAGAAGGATGGGACAGATACGTGCTGGGTGCGTGTTAGCCAGGCCTGGGGCGGCGGAACCTGGGGTGCTCAGGTCATACCGCGCATCGGCATGGAAGTGATGGTTGCCTTCGTCGATGGCGATCCGGATCGACCGCTGGTCACGGGCGTGGTCAACAACCCTGCAAACTCCGTGCCTTACGACCTGCCCGCCAACAAGACGCGCATGGTGCTGCGCTCCAACACGCACAAGGGCCAAGGCTTCAACGAAATCACCTTCGAGGATGAGGCGGGCAGGGAGAACCAGTTCTTCCATGCCCAGAAGGACCAGACGACGCGCGTGCTCAATGACCGCACCAAACGCATCGACCGGCATGAGGTGGCCTCCATTGGCGGCAACCGTGCTGTGGAAGTCTCCGGTAATCAGAAGCACGAGATCGGTGGATCGGTAAACACCGTTGTCGGCGGTACCGGCCCGATGGCGATGATGGCTATGGCGGGAGTGCAGGCGCTGTCCGGGCAGACGGCAGGCCTGTTATCGCAAGCTGCACAAATCGCTGGTGGCGGGGGGCCGGGTGTTGCAGCCTTTGCCACCACGCTCGCTTCATCGGCGCTTGGGTTCCTCGGCTCAGGCGGCTTGTCATCACGCGAAGGCGTTGTCGCTGGTTCCAGTCCCCGCGCAGACGCAGGAACGGCTCTTGCTGGCTCAGGCACAGGCGTTGGGTCCGATGCCTCCAGTCTATTCCCGATGCCCGGCATCATGAACACGATCATCGGCGCGTTTCAGTCCACATCCGTAGGCATTGCAAAGGCAGAGCAGGTTGGCGTCAGCAAGGTGACCAATGTCGGGCAGACGTATTTGACCAGTATCGGAAAAGAGCAACGTACGACTGTCGGCAAAACAATCCGAATGGAGGTCGGCGAGCTCTTCGATCTTTGGGCGCACAACAAGTTCCTCGGTCGTTCTGAAACATGGTACATAAATGCCAACAAGAAGATCGTCCTAACGGCGCCGGGTGGCAGGATCGAGATCAACGAAAGCGGGATACTCATCAAGGGCCTGCGCGTCGATATCAAAGGCAATCAGATAAACTTTTCCCGCGGCGGCCCCGGTAAGAAGACCGACAAGGGGTTTGCGGAGGATTGTTCCAAGAAGAGCTGA